The Pirellulales bacterium genome includes a window with the following:
- the purD gene encoding phosphoribosylamine--glycine ligase, producing MKVLVVGSGGREHALAWKIAQSSRVERLFIAPGNAGTEAEGENVDLSPTDFPRLIKFAKQNGIGLTVVGPEVPLTAGIVDAFVAERLKIFGPSRAAAELEGSKVFCKNLLRRADVPTADYQVFRDPNRATTFVRDREDVPVVVKADGLAAGKGVFVCKGRSEAIDAVQKIARDRLFGDAGNQIVVEERLDGQEASVLAITDGRTIVTLPPAQDHKAAFDGDTGPNTGGMGAYCPTPAVSDADLRRIEEQVLVPTVHAMKRARRPFRGVLYAGLMMTNQGPKVLEFNVRFGDPECEPLLMRLKSDLLDVLEATVDGRLDQIDPLQWDPRPAVCVVMASGGYPGEYERGLPIRGLEEAAKLPDVKVFHAGTAKADGRIVTNGGRVLAVTALGATTSAAKLSAYTAVKQIRWEGAWCRKDISDKAVGKMQA from the coding sequence ATGAAAGTTCTAGTGGTTGGCAGCGGCGGGCGCGAACACGCGCTCGCTTGGAAAATCGCGCAAAGCAGCCGCGTCGAGCGCCTGTTTATCGCCCCGGGCAACGCGGGCACCGAAGCCGAGGGGGAGAATGTCGATCTCTCGCCGACCGATTTCCCGCGGCTCATCAAATTCGCGAAGCAAAATGGAATCGGCCTGACCGTGGTCGGCCCGGAAGTGCCGCTGACGGCCGGCATCGTCGATGCGTTCGTGGCCGAGCGGCTGAAAATTTTCGGCCCGAGCCGCGCTGCGGCCGAACTCGAGGGGAGCAAAGTTTTTTGCAAGAACTTGCTCCGCCGTGCCGACGTGCCCACGGCCGATTATCAAGTCTTTCGCGATCCCAATCGCGCCACCACGTTTGTCCGCGACCGCGAGGATGTGCCGGTCGTGGTGAAGGCAGACGGATTGGCGGCGGGCAAGGGGGTGTTCGTCTGCAAGGGCCGTAGCGAAGCGATCGACGCGGTGCAAAAAATCGCTCGCGACCGGCTGTTCGGCGATGCCGGAAATCAGATCGTCGTGGAAGAGCGGTTGGATGGCCAAGAGGCGAGCGTACTGGCGATCACCGACGGCCGCACGATCGTCACGCTTCCCCCGGCGCAAGACCACAAGGCGGCATTCGACGGCGACACGGGGCCGAACACCGGCGGAATGGGGGCGTATTGCCCGACGCCCGCGGTCAGCGATGCCGATCTGCGGCGGATCGAAGAGCAGGTGTTGGTGCCGACGGTGCATGCGATGAAACGCGCACGCCGCCCCTTCCGCGGCGTTCTCTATGCCGGATTGATGATGACGAATCAGGGGCCAAAGGTGCTCGAATTCAACGTGCGGTTCGGCGATCCCGAATGCGAGCCGCTGTTGATGCGGCTCAAGAGCGACTTGCTCGACGTGCTCGAAGCGACCGTCGACGGCCGACTCGACCAGATCGATCCGCTCCAGTGGGACCCGCGGCCCGCGGTGTGCGTCGTCATGGCCAGCGGCGGCTATCCCGGCGAATACGAACGGGGGCTGCCGATTCGCGGCTTGGAGGAGGCCGCCAAGTTGCCGGATGTCAAAGTGTTTCATGCCGGCACCGCGAAAGCGGATGGGCGAATTGTCACCAACGGCGGCCGGGTGCTGGCGGTCACGGCTCTTGGGGCCACGACTTCGGCGGCCAAGCTTTCCGCCTACACTGCCGTCAAGCAGATCCGCTGGGAAGGCGCCTGGTGCCGCAAAGACATCTCCGACA
- a CDS encoding COX15/CtaA family protein yields the protein MTRFSATSVVARSPWPHRAAVLLVCMTLVLLWVGALVTSTNSGMAVPDWPTTYGYNPFFYPLQTWFNGPRQVFYEHSHRLLGSLIGTLAIGLVATSWFAERRRWAFRLTVVALGMVIVQGLLGGLRVTHRDRTLAQVHGCFGPLFFAVTVAIATVTSGWWSKAALRLDRRAGRLQRLAIATAAIAYLQLVLGTFVRHVSTQTSIGEFRFFAMFHLLTALVLTAHVVLVGFRVLRNFADERLLVRPALALFGLIAVQLCLGVGTWLTHYGPPAWLSDNGWFANNEWLAHYTVEAGSAWQTQITTAHVAVGSLIFGTSVALALRSWRLLQGMPAPRSAERPLAGVTA from the coding sequence GTGACCCGTTTCTCCGCCACTTCCGTCGTCGCCCGTAGCCCCTGGCCGCATCGCGCCGCGGTGCTGCTGGTGTGCATGACGCTTGTGCTATTGTGGGTCGGCGCTTTGGTAACTTCGACAAATTCCGGGATGGCGGTGCCCGACTGGCCGACGACCTACGGTTACAATCCGTTTTTCTATCCGTTGCAAACATGGTTCAATGGCCCGCGCCAGGTTTTCTATGAGCACAGCCATCGCTTGCTTGGCTCGCTGATCGGGACACTGGCGATCGGGCTGGTTGCAACGAGTTGGTTCGCGGAGCGCCGGCGATGGGCGTTCCGGTTGACGGTTGTCGCGCTGGGAATGGTGATCGTTCAAGGCTTACTGGGCGGGCTGCGTGTAACGCATCGCGATCGAACGCTCGCCCAAGTGCATGGTTGCTTCGGCCCGTTGTTCTTTGCGGTGACCGTGGCGATCGCCACGGTTACGTCCGGCTGGTGGTCGAAGGCGGCTTTGCGGCTCGATCGGCGCGCCGGCCGGTTGCAACGGTTGGCGATTGCCACTGCAGCGATCGCGTATTTGCAACTTGTGCTGGGGACTTTCGTGCGGCATGTGTCGACGCAAACATCGATCGGGGAGTTTCGATTTTTCGCGATGTTTCACCTGCTCACTGCCCTGGTGCTGACGGCGCATGTGGTTCTGGTGGGATTTCGCGTGCTGCGGAATTTCGCCGATGAGCGGCTATTGGTGCGGCCGGCTTTGGCGCTATTCGGCCTGATTGCCGTGCAGCTTTGCCTGGGCGTGGGCACATGGCTGACGCACTACGGCCCTCCGGCGTGGCTGAGCGATAACGGTTGGTTTGCGAACAACGAATGGCTCGCCCACTACACCGTCGAAGCCGGCAGCGCATGGCAAACACAAATCACGACCGCTCACGTCGCCGTCGGCTCGCTGATTTTTGGAACATCGGTCGCGCTCGCCTTGCGATCGTGGCGATTGCTGCAAGGCATGCCGGCGCCGCGCTCTGCCGAGCGGCCGCTCGCGGGGGTGACCGCATGA
- the cyoE gene encoding heme o synthase, giving the protein MSTFAWRGAVEVAEIAVESPAVTGRERVVIDAVVEGAAATSTVGMAPRVAHGKARQIARDYLELTKPRISALVLVTVAVSAFMAHWGPPDPLLLLNTLVGTALVAASASALNQHLERKSDSVMERTADRPLPSGRLSDAQVLWFGGLTIASGLLYLAIAVNCLTAVLGAATWILYVVVYTPLKSRTPLNTVVGAVAGALPTLMGWTAVGGSLSFSLGGGGVKAATLFLIVYLWQFPHFMAIAWMYRHEYAEAGLKMLTVVDPSGWRAGMQAVASALALVPVSLAPILQHAGPVYFCAASVLGLIYLAAAAAFCYRRDERSARSLLRVSLVYLPALLALFMFVPLV; this is encoded by the coding sequence ATGAGCACATTTGCATGGCGCGGAGCGGTTGAAGTTGCCGAGATCGCGGTCGAGTCGCCCGCGGTGACCGGCCGCGAGCGTGTGGTGATCGACGCGGTTGTGGAGGGCGCGGCGGCGACGAGCACGGTCGGCATGGCGCCGCGCGTCGCGCATGGGAAGGCGCGACAGATCGCGCGCGATTATCTCGAACTGACCAAGCCGCGGATTTCGGCGTTGGTGTTGGTGACCGTGGCGGTTTCGGCGTTCATGGCCCATTGGGGCCCGCCCGACCCGCTGTTGCTGCTGAACACCCTGGTAGGCACGGCCTTGGTCGCCGCCAGCGCCAGCGCTTTGAACCAACATCTCGAACGGAAGTCGGATTCGGTGATGGAGCGCACGGCCGATCGGCCGCTTCCGTCGGGCCGGCTGAGCGACGCCCAGGTGCTTTGGTTCGGCGGCCTGACGATTGCCTCCGGGCTGTTGTACCTCGCGATTGCCGTGAATTGTTTGACGGCCGTCTTGGGCGCGGCGACATGGATTTTGTATGTCGTCGTTTACACACCGCTCAAATCGCGAACGCCGCTGAATACGGTCGTCGGGGCCGTGGCCGGCGCATTGCCGACCTTGATGGGCTGGACGGCGGTCGGCGGGTCGTTGAGCTTCAGTCTCGGTGGCGGCGGCGTGAAAGCAGCCACGCTGTTCTTGATTGTCTATCTGTGGCAGTTTCCGCATTTCATGGCCATTGCCTGGATGTATCGGCATGAGTATGCCGAAGCCGGATTGAAAATGCTGACGGTGGTTGATCCAAGCGGCTGGCGGGCCGGCATGCAGGCCGTCGCATCGGCCCTGGCGCTCGTTCCGGTCAGCTTGGCGCCGATCCTGCAGCACGCGGGACCGGTTTACTTTTGTGCGGCATCGGTGCTGGGACTGATTTATCTGGCGGCGGCGGCGGCATTCTGCTATCGGCGCGACGAGCGCTCGGCGCGCAGCCTGTTGCGCGTCAGCCTGGTGTATCTGCCGGCGCTGTTGGCGTTGTTTATGTTCGTGCCGCTTGTCTAG
- a CDS encoding cytochrome b N-terminal domain-containing protein: MALGDTIRNSQLWKSVFRHPMPVDRRNRIVVMLTNFFLHLHPVSVKKQGIALSYTWCMGGVTFFLFLVETVTGVLLMFYYRPTLEWAYQDMQALRAVTSLGILRELHRWGAHAMVITVWLHMYRVFLTGSYKPPREFNWVVGVILLLLTLLLSFTGYLLPWDQLAIWAITVGSNMARATPILGHEGPLHQLPKLAGIDMITNGSDARYALLGERNVGEVTLNRFYVLHCVAIPLAVSLLLAIHFWRVRKDGGISAPL; this comes from the coding sequence ATGGCCCTGGGCGACACGATTCGCAATTCGCAGCTTTGGAAAAGCGTCTTTCGGCATCCGATGCCGGTCGACCGCCGCAACCGCATCGTGGTGATGTTGACCAACTTCTTTTTGCACCTTCATCCGGTGTCGGTCAAGAAACAAGGAATTGCGCTAAGCTACACGTGGTGCATGGGGGGCGTCACGTTTTTTCTGTTTCTGGTCGAAACCGTAACCGGCGTGCTGCTGATGTTTTACTACCGCCCGACGTTGGAATGGGCCTATCAAGACATGCAGGCATTGCGCGCCGTCACCAGCCTCGGCATTCTGCGCGAATTGCATCGTTGGGGCGCGCATGCGATGGTGATCACCGTCTGGCTGCACATGTATCGCGTGTTTCTCACCGGCAGCTACAAACCGCCGCGCGAATTCAATTGGGTGGTGGGCGTGATTCTGCTATTGCTGACGCTACTGTTGTCGTTCACCGGGTATTTGCTCCCCTGGGATCAATTGGCGATTTGGGCGATCACGGTCGGCTCGAACATGGCCCGGGCCACGCCAATTCTGGGCCACGAAGGGCCGCTGCACCAACTGCCGAAATTGGCGGGCATTGATATGATCACCAACGGTTCCGACGCCCGGTATGCGCTCTTGGGCGAGCGCAACGTGGGCGAGGTGACGCTGAATCGATTTTACGTGTTGCATTGCGTCGCGATTCCGCTGGCCGTGTCGCTCCTGTTGGCAATCCATTTCTGGCGGGTGCGCAAAGATGGCGGCATCAGCGCGCCGCTGTAG
- a CDS encoding cytochrome c has protein sequence MNRSLRRISLAAGFSLLCCAMLTGCGRSEAEFRLDLIEAKKCKVSPQQQQQIADILRAMFGTPDDPFVLPQTGLDLQKIQIASGPVHRDAESGPRGLFREHCMHCHGINGDGAGPTAAFLNPYPRDYRRGWFKFKSTRREDEPTTENLLRIVTGGIQGTAMPAFRLYPDVDRLALVEYVKYLSMRGQMELALDRWVANNTTKPTDAVPSDPNSLLNLLGPIAEQWKEPVQVAVDDRPEDMKFDKITDVIARQRAEDRSIAIGRAMFLNEKPGEMKYGSETIKYMGAGCFKCHGPTQLGDGQTTDYDDWTKEVWDKVTWKYGVSLTDKPPDHPLPSGHTPPVLESELPSLGALPERHIIPRNLRLGVYHGGRRPLDIYYRVHEGIKGAPMPANTDSLLTAEEKTQLQKVMADANAKAKKIPELQPDDDDTDEQAAIKRHKKEAYIAKIVDPVREKILAPRIWHLVDFVLSLPYQPGGEMGVDYSLPDTAAINLPSR, from the coding sequence ATGAATCGATCGTTACGGCGGATTTCGTTGGCGGCGGGTTTTTCGCTGCTTTGCTGCGCGATGCTGACCGGCTGCGGCCGGTCGGAAGCGGAGTTTCGTCTCGACCTGATCGAGGCCAAGAAGTGCAAGGTTTCTCCCCAGCAACAGCAGCAGATCGCCGATATTCTGCGGGCGATGTTCGGCACCCCCGACGATCCGTTCGTGCTGCCGCAAACGGGGCTCGATCTGCAAAAGATTCAAATCGCCTCCGGTCCCGTACACCGCGATGCCGAGAGCGGGCCGCGCGGCTTGTTCCGCGAACATTGCATGCATTGCCACGGAATCAACGGCGACGGGGCCGGGCCGACGGCCGCGTTCTTGAACCCCTATCCGCGCGATTATCGCCGCGGCTGGTTCAAATTCAAATCCACCCGCCGCGAAGACGAGCCGACCACCGAAAACCTATTGCGGATCGTCACCGGCGGCATTCAAGGGACCGCCATGCCGGCCTTCCGGCTCTATCCCGATGTCGATCGGCTAGCGCTTGTCGAATATGTAAAATATCTGAGCATGCGCGGGCAGATGGAATTGGCCCTCGATCGCTGGGTGGCGAACAATACGACGAAGCCGACCGACGCGGTTCCGAGCGATCCGAACTCTCTGCTGAACCTCTTGGGCCCGATCGCCGAGCAGTGGAAAGAGCCGGTGCAGGTCGCGGTGGATGATCGGCCGGAGGACATGAAGTTCGACAAGATCACGGACGTGATTGCGCGGCAGCGGGCCGAGGATCGCTCGATCGCCATCGGCCGGGCGATGTTTCTCAACGAAAAGCCGGGCGAAATGAAATACGGCAGCGAGACGATCAAATACATGGGCGCCGGCTGCTTTAAGTGCCATGGCCCGACGCAATTGGGCGACGGCCAAACCACCGACTACGACGATTGGACGAAGGAAGTGTGGGACAAGGTAACGTGGAAGTACGGAGTCTCGTTGACCGACAAACCGCCGGACCATCCGCTACCGTCGGGCCACACGCCACCCGTCCTCGAATCGGAACTGCCTTCCCTCGGGGCGCTGCCGGAGCGGCACATCATTCCGCGGAATTTGCGGTTGGGCGTGTACCACGGCGGCCGCCGCCCGCTCGACATCTATTATCGCGTTCATGAGGGGATCAAGGGCGCCCCGATGCCGGCCAACACCGATTCGCTTTTGACCGCGGAGGAAAAGACGCAGTTGCAGAAAGTCATGGCCGATGCGAACGCCAAGGCCAAAAAGATTCCCGAGTTGCAACCCGACGACGACGATACCGACGAGCAGGCGGCCATCAAGCGGCACAAAAAGGAAGCGTATATCGCCAAGATCGTGGATCCGGTGCGGGAAAAAATTCTCGCTCCGCGAATCTGGCACCTGGTGGATTTCGTGTTGTCGTTGCCCTATCAGCCGGGCGGCGAAATGGGTGTCGATTATTCGCTGCCCGACACCGCAGCAATCAATTTGCCGTCACGTTGA
- a CDS encoding ubiquinol-cytochrome c reductase iron-sulfur subunit: MAESPPISKPAAAKPKPATSAKSGGGRLSVAEMMAAARADKERLAAGEAPAAAAKPATATPAAKPAAAKPAAAKAAAATPKPAAAEKAAEKVAAKPASKALAEPLPSASILAAARGEKPGPMTKAEAAARPPAARAPATAAKAKLAVPPMPPKPAYAVPKPKTAATEERRGVLALLVGSFLGLGFTALSVTGGVWSLLTARFMFPNVLNEPPSKFPVGPPDSISAGQVETKYKSQHVWIVNYEYKGKKEIFALRTVCTHLGCTPNWLEGEQKFKCPCHGSGYYKDGVNFEGPAPRPLERYAIHIGDDGQLEVDTSKTFHEELGQWTDPNSFVPV, from the coding sequence GTGGCCGAATCTCCGCCGATTTCCAAGCCGGCCGCGGCGAAGCCCAAACCGGCCACTTCCGCAAAAAGCGGCGGCGGACGATTGAGTGTCGCCGAGATGATGGCCGCAGCGCGGGCCGATAAAGAACGTCTCGCCGCGGGTGAAGCCCCGGCTGCCGCTGCAAAACCTGCGACTGCTACGCCGGCTGCTAAACCGGCTGCGGCGAAGCCGGCCGCCGCCAAAGCTGCAGCGGCGACTCCGAAACCCGCGGCTGCCGAAAAGGCTGCCGAAAAAGTTGCTGCAAAGCCCGCATCCAAAGCTCTGGCGGAACCACTGCCGTCGGCAAGTATCCTTGCCGCTGCTCGCGGCGAAAAGCCCGGCCCGATGACGAAGGCGGAAGCTGCCGCACGACCGCCGGCGGCTCGCGCGCCGGCCACCGCTGCGAAAGCGAAGCTGGCGGTTCCGCCGATGCCGCCGAAGCCGGCGTATGCCGTGCCAAAGCCGAAGACGGCAGCCACCGAAGAGCGGCGCGGCGTGTTGGCATTGCTGGTCGGCTCGTTTCTCGGGCTCGGTTTCACCGCGCTCTCGGTGACCGGCGGCGTCTGGTCGCTGTTGACCGCGCGGTTCATGTTCCCGAATGTGCTGAACGAGCCGCCGAGCAAGTTCCCCGTCGGCCCGCCCGACAGCATCTCCGCTGGTCAAGTGGAAACGAAATACAAGTCGCAGCACGTTTGGATCGTGAACTACGAATACAAGGGGAAGAAAGAGATTTTCGCCCTGCGGACCGTATGCACGCACTTGGGCTGCACGCCGAACTGGCTCGAAGGGGAACAGAAATTCAAGTGCCCCTGCCATGGCAGCGGGTACTACAAAGACGGCGTCAATTTCGAAGGACCGGCCCCACGTCCGCTCGAGCGCTATGCAATCCACATCGGCGACGACGGACAGTTGGAAGTCGACACCAGCAAAACATTCCACGAAGAACTCGGCCAATGGACGGATCCCAATTCCTTCGTGCCGGTCTAA
- a CDS encoding cytochrome C oxidase subunit IV family protein — translation MTEHALEDATHEDTAGHAPFGIAKYVYVFLALCLLTTMSFWTSGYLDFLIRWPFPGDVGVSRAFMMAVSCTKAMLVILFFMHVKYEANWKYVLTIPAGIMSIFLMLMLVPDVGLRLHHASEERLLHMAVPTKITAADTSDVEPANPPPDRAPPTTTPTTAPTTPPTATPTAQ, via the coding sequence ATGACCGAGCACGCCTTGGAAGACGCGACGCACGAAGACACGGCGGGCCACGCGCCCTTCGGGATCGCGAAATACGTCTACGTGTTTCTCGCCCTCTGCCTGCTGACGACGATGTCGTTTTGGACGTCGGGCTATCTGGACTTTCTCATTCGCTGGCCGTTCCCGGGCGACGTGGGTGTGAGCCGGGCGTTCATGATGGCCGTCTCCTGCACGAAGGCGATGCTGGTGATCCTGTTTTTCATGCACGTGAAATACGAAGCGAATTGGAAATATGTGTTGACGATTCCGGCCGGAATCATGTCGATCTTCCTGATGCTGATGCTGGTGCCCGACGTCGGGCTTCGTCTGCACCACGCGTCGGAAGAGCGGCTGCTGCACATGGCGGTGCCCACGAAGATCACCGCCGCCGACACGTCCGACGTGGAGCCGGCCAACCCGCCGCCGGACCGGGCGCCGCCGACGACAACGCCGACGACAGCGCCGACGACACCGCCGACGGCAACGCCGACGGCACAATAG
- a CDS encoding heme-copper oxidase subunit III, with translation MTEQYLEHTSGGVAVAHEAGHGPEHADAGHGGHLTLHYEPGLPLPNSKLIVWLFLSTEIMFFAALIGVFIVIRFGAPAWPMAHEVFLSEPIGAFNTFVLICSSVTIVLALEAARANKAGLAKGLVALTLVLGSVFLGVKAFEYHHKFEHGIYPMAPRSRIYERADLYYGSAVRERLSDAAVQKEITKLKGAPSSQLSESVREGLAQLDQLTTVVQDPNATPKMLQEKVADLALPPPAPGQMAPEGGLNELFPWLKLPIVIPGGNMWASTYFLLTGFHALHVFIGLVIFLLMVLFMRLDRDRAYVIENIGLYWHFVDLVWIFLFPLIYLF, from the coding sequence ATGACGGAACAATACCTCGAACATACATCGGGTGGAGTTGCGGTCGCGCACGAAGCGGGGCACGGGCCGGAGCATGCTGATGCCGGGCATGGTGGGCATCTGACGTTGCACTACGAGCCCGGGCTGCCGCTGCCGAACAGCAAGCTGATTGTCTGGCTGTTCCTCTCCACGGAAATCATGTTTTTCGCTGCATTAATCGGCGTCTTTATCGTGATTCGATTCGGCGCGCCGGCCTGGCCTATGGCCCACGAAGTGTTTTTGAGCGAGCCGATCGGCGCGTTCAACACGTTCGTGCTCATTTGCTCGAGCGTGACGATCGTGTTGGCTTTGGAAGCGGCGCGGGCGAACAAGGCGGGGCTGGCGAAAGGGCTTGTCGCGCTGACGCTCGTTTTGGGATCGGTGTTTCTCGGCGTCAAAGCGTTCGAATATCATCATAAATTCGAACACGGCATCTACCCGATGGCCCCACGAAGCCGAATCTATGAACGGGCCGATCTGTATTACGGATCGGCGGTGCGCGAGCGATTGAGCGACGCCGCCGTCCAGAAAGAAATCACCAAGCTCAAAGGCGCTCCTTCCAGCCAATTGAGTGAGTCGGTTCGCGAGGGTCTGGCGCAGCTGGACCAGCTAACGACCGTCGTGCAAGATCCGAATGCAACGCCAAAGATGCTGCAGGAAAAGGTTGCCGATTTGGCGCTTCCGCCTCCCGCGCCGGGCCAAATGGCGCCGGAAGGGGGCCTGAACGAATTGTTTCCCTGGCTCAAACTACCGATCGTAATTCCCGGCGGCAATATGTGGGCCAGCACCTATTTCCTGCTCACCGGGTTCCACGCCCTTCACGTGTTCATCGGCTTGGTGATTTTCCTGCTGATGGTGCTGTTCATGCGGCTGGATCGCGACCGGGCTTATGTGATCGAGAATATTGGGTTGTACTGGCATTTCGTCGACTTGGTGTGGATTTTCCTGTTTCCGCTGATTTACTTGTTTTGA
- a CDS encoding cbb3-type cytochrome c oxidase subunit I — protein sequence MSTITVGPHGPAAPDHPLSQTAPHAHKGSFLTTYIFSRDHKVIGIQFLFSTLLWFLIGGLLALAVRWQVAWPWTQIPILGHLFHLQGGQISPEFYTMLVTMHATVMIFLVIIPILAGAFGNFLIPLMIGADDMAFPTLNMLSYWFMWPAFICFLSSFFVAGGAAAAGWTSYPPLSDNPAAAPGSGMGQTLWLLGLVCVGISSMMGSINYMTTIIQMRAPGMTMFRLPLTIWAMFITAVLQAFALPVLTAAAFMQLMDRLLGAGFFMPDGSVVNNTINTAGGGQPLLWQHLFWFYSHPAVYIMILPAMGMVSDMISCFARKPIYGYKPMVYSIAGIAGLGFIVWGHHMFVSGMNPALGMTFMVSTMMIALPSAIKTFNWLGTIWGGKIQFTTPMLFALAFVSMFIIGGLSGIFMAATPVDIFIHDTYFIVAHFHYVLFAGTAMGVFGAIYFWFPKMFGRMMNELWGKVHFFFTFIFLNGVFYTMHILGANGFPRRYADHYRFATFAHLQPLNAFMTYCAMGLVGVQVIFIINFFYSMFLGPKAGRNPWHANGLEWSAPSPPGHGNFDFQPHVHRGPYEYGSPESTEDYYPQIQPPAEGLPPIADGHGH from the coding sequence ATGAGCACGATCACTGTCGGTCCCCACGGCCCAGCCGCGCCGGATCATCCGCTTTCGCAGACGGCCCCCCATGCCCACAAGGGCAGCTTTCTGACGACGTATATCTTTTCGCGCGATCACAAGGTGATCGGCATCCAATTTCTATTTTCCACGCTGCTGTGGTTTCTGATCGGCGGCCTGTTGGCGCTGGCCGTGCGCTGGCAAGTGGCTTGGCCCTGGACGCAGATTCCGATCCTCGGGCATTTATTTCATCTGCAAGGCGGACAGATTTCGCCCGAGTTTTACACGATGCTCGTGACGATGCACGCCACGGTGATGATCTTTCTGGTGATCATCCCGATTCTGGCCGGCGCGTTCGGCAATTTCTTGATTCCGCTGATGATCGGGGCCGACGATATGGCCTTCCCGACGCTGAACATGCTGAGCTATTGGTTCATGTGGCCGGCTTTTATCTGCTTTCTATCGAGCTTTTTCGTCGCGGGCGGCGCGGCGGCGGCTGGCTGGACCAGTTATCCGCCGCTGTCCGACAATCCGGCCGCCGCTCCCGGCAGCGGCATGGGACAAACGCTGTGGCTGTTGGGCCTTGTATGCGTCGGCATCTCGTCGATGATGGGCTCGATCAACTACATGACGACGATCATCCAGATGCGCGCTCCCGGCATGACGATGTTCCGCCTGCCGCTGACGATCTGGGCGATGTTCATCACGGCCGTGTTGCAAGCCTTCGCCCTGCCGGTGCTCACGGCGGCGGCTTTCATGCAGTTGATGGATCGGTTGCTTGGAGCCGGCTTTTTCATGCCCGATGGCAGCGTCGTAAATAACACGATCAACACGGCCGGCGGCGGACAGCCGCTCTTGTGGCAGCATTTGTTCTGGTTCTATTCTCATCCCGCCGTCTACATCATGATCTTGCCGGCGATGGGCATGGTGTCGGATATGATTAGCTGCTTTGCCCGCAAGCCGATTTACGGCTACAAGCCGATGGTCTATTCGATCGCCGGAATTGCCGGGCTGGGGTTCATCGTGTGGGGGCACCACATGTTCGTCTCCGGCATGAATCCCGCGCTGGGGATGACGTTCATGGTGTCGACGATGATGATCGCCCTGCCGAGCGCCATCAAAACGTTTAATTGGCTGGGCACGATCTGGGGGGGCAAGATTCAATTCACCACTCCGATGTTGTTTGCCTTGGCGTTTGTGTCGATGTTTATCATCGGCGGCCTCTCGGGCATTTTCATGGCCGCGACGCCGGTGGACATCTTCATCCACGACACGTATTTCATCGTGGCCCATTTCCACTACGTGCTGTTTGCCGGCACGGCGATGGGTGTTTTCGGGGCGATTTATTTCTGGTTTCCCAAGATGTTCGGCCGGATGATGAACGAATTGTGGGGCAAAGTGCATTTCTTCTTCACGTTCATTTTCCTGAACGGCGTGTTCTATACGATGCACATTCTGGGCGCGAACGGCTTCCCGCGGCGCTATGCCGATCATTATCGCTTCGCCACCTTCGCCCACTTGCAGCCGCTCAACGCCTTCATGACCTATTGCGCGATGGGGCTGGTTGGCGTGCAGGTGATTTTCATCATCAACTTTTTCTACAGCATGTTTCTCGGGCCCAAGGCCGGCCGCAATCCATGGCACGCCAACGGGCTGGAATGGAGCGCTCCAAGCCCGCCGGGCCACGGAAATTTCGATTTCCAACCGCATGTGCATCGCGGGCCGTATGAATACGGCTCGCCTGAATCGACCGAAGACTACTATCCGCAAATCCAGCCGCCGGCCGAGGGTCTGCCACCGATCGCCGACGGCCACGGCCATTAA
- the coxB gene encoding cytochrome c oxidase subunit II, whose amino-acid sequence MGKFWSLLFLMVLLFGVGVFVWGAAAGIWLPPLASEAGIGIDRLFMFILWLTGVVFIATEGAMFWFLWKYNSESNPKPARFVHGSHTLEVVWTILPAATLLFIAIYQMNAWAESKMRVPKDDDPNVVVLEIRARQFEWRVRYPGIHGGKLGQPGELFTVNDIHVPVNKMVLVHLKSEDVLHSFFLPNMRVKQDAVPGMNIPVWFRPVEEGTYDLACSQLCGWGHYKMMGRLTVESESDYRAFLEDLDRKQNATMPPAAPKVAEDKSE is encoded by the coding sequence GTGGGGAAGTTCTGGAGTTTACTGTTTCTGATGGTGCTGCTCTTCGGCGTCGGCGTGTTCGTTTGGGGAGCCGCGGCGGGGATTTGGCTGCCGCCGCTGGCCTCCGAAGCCGGGATCGGCATCGATCGCCTGTTCATGTTCATCCTGTGGTTGACGGGTGTCGTCTTCATCGCCACCGAGGGAGCGATGTTCTGGTTCCTTTGGAAGTACAACAGCGAGTCGAATCCCAAGCCGGCAAGATTCGTCCACGGCAGCCACACGCTCGAAGTCGTTTGGACGATCCTTCCCGCCGCCACGCTCTTATTCATCGCCATCTATCAGATGAACGCCTGGGCCGAGTCGAAAATGCGGGTGCCGAAAGACGACGATCCGAATGTGGTCGTGCTGGAGATCCGAGCCCGGCAGTTCGAATGGCGCGTGCGGTATCCCGGCATTCATGGCGGCAAACTCGGCCAGCCGGGCGAGTTGTTTACGGTCAACGACATTCACGTTCCGGTCAATAAGATGGTGCTGGTGCATCTGAAGTCGGAAGACGTGTTGCATAGCTTCTTCCTGCCGAACATGCGTGTGAAACAAGATGCCGTGCCGGGGATGAATATCCCGGTCTGGTTTCGGCCGGTCGAGGAAGGGACCTACGATTTGGCCTGTTCTCAGCTTTGCGGCTGGGGACATTACAAGATGATGGGGCGCTTGACCGTCGAAAGCGAATCGGACTACCGGGCTTTCTTGGAAGATCTCGATCGCAAGCAAAACGCCACGATGCCACCCGCCGCCCCCAAAGTTGCCGAGGATAAGTCGGAATGA